The Corylus avellana chromosome ca8, CavTom2PMs-1.0 genome has a segment encoding these proteins:
- the LOC132191014 gene encoding uncharacterized protein At1g28695-like: MNKHKDRVGLIALISLFLFVGLLYVFVAFPTSFKPLLSVQYNQCQPSKTGDDALEVALSEASMEDRTVIITIVNKAYVEGDKPMLDMFLDSFWVGEDTRELVDHLLLVAMDPTSFEHCKFLRLHCYMLEMEDDMDSKAEKLYMSDNFIKMMWRRTLFLGDVLKRGYSFIFTDTDVMWLRNPFPRLSQNGTIDLEISTDVFNGDEGSEANPMNTGFYMIRSNNKTISLFDAWYARKDNSTGLNDQLILGNMMRGGVLRDIGLTVRFLDTKYFTGFCQDTKDFKALTTVHANCCRTIRAKLADLSALIHDWKMFKRTSTNDSLTSGLSTLMHVACTDSWIGHKW, encoded by the exons ATGAATAAGCACAAGGATCGAGTCGGCCTTATAGCACTCATATCCCTCTTCTTGTTCGTCGGTTTACTCTATGTCTTCGTCGCCTTCCCCACCTCCTTTAAGCCACTCTTGTCCGTACAATATAACCAATGTCAACCCTCTAAAACC ggcGATGATGCACTGGAGGTAGCTTTGTCGGAGGCTTCCATGGAGGACAGGACAGTAATAATCACCATTGTGAACAAGGCTTACGTGGAGGGAGACAAGCCGATGCTTGACATGTTTTTGGATAGTTTTTGGGTCGGGGAAGATACGCGGGAATTGGTAGATCACCTTCTATTAGTTGCGATGGATCCGACGTCGTTCGAACACTGCAAATTTCTTCGGCTTCATTGCTACATGCTTGAAATGGAGGACGACATGGATTCCAAGGCTGAGAAGCTCTACATGTCCGATAATTTTATCAAGATGATGTGGAGGAGAACACTCTTTCTGGGAGACGTACTAAAGCGAGGCTACAGTTTCATTTTCACG GACACTGATGTGATGTGGCTTAGGAATCCATTTCCAAGGCTGAGCCAAAATGGAACCATTGATCTTGAAATCAGCACAGATGTTTTCAACGGTGATGAAGGGTCAGAAGCCAACCCCATGAACACCGGGTTCTACATGATCAGATCCAACAACAAGACCATCTCATTATTTGATGCATGGTACGCCCGGAAAGATAACTCTACGGGattaaatgatcaattgattttAGGAAATATGATGCGTGGAGGTGTGTTAAGAGACATAGGCCTCACTGTAAGATTCCTGGACACCAAATACTTCACTGGCTTCTGTCAAGACACCAAAGACTTCAAAGCTCTCACAACCGTCCATGCCAATTGCTGTCGTACTATTCGTGCCAAGCTGGCGGATCTGTCTGCTCTCATTCATGATTGGAAGATGTTCAAGAGGACATCTACCAACGATAGTTTGACATCTGGATTGTCAACGTTGATGCATGTGGCATGTACGGACTCATGGATTGGGCACAAATGGTGA
- the LOC132190540 gene encoding pectinesterase PPME1-like has translation MARKMTCIALHAALTTILLVATCVISDTLIPADKSQVDAWFKNNVKPLTARQGSLDPALVKAEGAPRIISVSKSGGGNFKTVSDAVKSIPDGNTRRVIVHIGGGQYTEKITIPRSKPFITFYGSPGSLPTLTYSGNSAQYGTVDSASLIVLSDYFTAANIIIANSSPRPNPKQKGGQALAFRISGDMASFYNCKFKGFQDTVCDDRGNHFFKDCYVEGSVDFIFGSGKSLYLNTELRVLGDEGLMVIAAQARKSSSEDDGFSFVHCSVTGTGDSAFLGRAWMAYPSVVYAYTTMTSVVDPLGWSDNFHPERDSTVLFGEYKNSGPGSNLSRRAKFSKQLGDNEAKKFLSLAYIKGSSWLLPSPSM, from the exons ATGGCGCGAAAAATGACATGCATCGCCCTCCATGCAGCTCTCACGACAATCCTCCTCGTCGCCACCTGTGTCATATCCGACACGCTAATACCCGCCGACAAGTCACAAGTAGACGCGTGGTTTAAGAACAACGTGAAGCCGTTGACGGCGCGCCAGGGTAGTCTAGACCCTGCACTTGTGAAGGCCGAGGGAGCTCCTAGAATTATTTCGGTTTCCAAGAGCGGAGGAGGGAATTTCAAGACCGTCTCCGACGCCGTCAAAAGCATTCCGGATGGGAACACGAGGCGTGTTATTGTGCATATTGGAGGCGGACAATACACCGAGAAAATTACAATTCCACGGAGTAAGCCGTTTATTACTTTTTATGGGTCGCCGGGGAGTCTGCCAACCTTGACATATTCCGGCAATTCGGCGCAGTATGGAACGGTGGATAGCGCCAGCTTGATTGTGCTATCGGATTACTTCACTGCCGCAAATATTATTATTGCG AATTCTTCACCAAGGCCTAATCCGAAACAAAAGGGAGGTCAGGCGCTTGCATTTAGGATCTCCGGCGACATGGCTTCCTTCTACAACTGTAAATTCAAAGGATTTCAGGACACCGTCTGTGACGACAGGGGCAACCACTTCTTTAAGGATTGCTACGTTGAAGGCTCTGttgatttcatatttggaagTGGCAAATCTCTTTATTTG AACACAGAATTACGTGTACTTGGGGATGAAGGACTGATGGTGATCGCAGCACAAGCAAGGAAATCTTCGTCGGAAGACGACGGATTCTCGTTTGTCCATTGCAGCGTAACCGGCACCGGCGATAGTGCATTCTTAGGAAGAGCATGGATGGCATACCCCAGCGTGGTTTACGCCTACACCACCATGACCAGCGTTGTCGATCCTCTTGGATGGAGCGATAACTTCCACCCAGAACGTGACAG TACCGTTTTATTTGGAGAATACAAGAACTCGGGACCCGGTTCTAATCTTTCTAGACGCGCCAAGTTTAGCAAGCAATTGGGTGACAATGAAGCGAAAAAATTCCTCAGCCTTGCCTATATCAAGGGTTCCTCATGGTTGCTTCCTTCTCCATCGATGTGA